One Catalinimonas alkaloidigena DNA window includes the following coding sequences:
- a CDS encoding putative signal transducing protein translates to MKNWQRVYSTQQAYRAEIVRAVLTDAGLNPVVVNKQDSAYLFGFQEVYVAPEHVLLAIKIIEDEITFK, encoded by the coding sequence ATGAAGAACTGGCAACGTGTCTACAGTACCCAGCAAGCCTACCGGGCCGAGATCGTCAGGGCGGTGTTGACGGACGCCGGTCTGAACCCCGTGGTGGTGAATAAGCAGGATTCCGCGTATCTTTTCGGCTTTCAGGAGGTGTACGTTGCTCCCGAGCACGTCCTTCTGGCGATCAAAATCATTGAGGATGAGATTACGTTTAAGTAG
- a CDS encoding nitroreductase family protein, with product MNHPETLDIKSAKTKYPVHELLRSRWSARAFADKALDEDTLRTLFEAASWAPSSMNEQPWVYLYAHRSDAENFQKFFDCLMPGNQAWADRAAVLVLSLAEKNYQNSGRPNTHAWHDVGAANTNLLLQAASMDIYGHQMGGFDRQKTVQAFDLPEHLEPVCFIALGYLDNPETLEEPFRSRELAERHRKPLEQIAFAGQLAR from the coding sequence ATGAATCATCCGGAAACGTTAGATATCAAAAGCGCCAAAACGAAATATCCCGTACACGAGCTGCTGCGGAGCCGTTGGAGCGCGCGGGCCTTTGCCGATAAAGCCCTGGACGAAGACACCTTGCGTACGCTGTTCGAAGCGGCGTCGTGGGCACCGAGCAGCATGAACGAGCAACCGTGGGTCTACCTGTATGCGCACCGTAGCGACGCGGAAAATTTTCAGAAATTTTTCGACTGCCTAATGCCGGGCAACCAGGCGTGGGCCGACCGGGCAGCGGTGCTGGTCCTGAGCCTGGCCGAAAAGAACTATCAGAACAGCGGACGACCCAATACGCACGCGTGGCACGACGTAGGGGCCGCCAACACAAATCTGTTGCTCCAGGCGGCCTCGATGGACATTTATGGTCACCAGATGGGTGGCTTCGACCGGCAGAAAACCGTGCAGGCTTTTGATTTGCCTGAGCACCTGGAACCGGTCTGTTTCATTGCGCTGGGTTACCTGGACAATCCGGAAACGCTGGAAGAGCCGTTCCGCAGTCGTGAGCTGGCCGAACGCCACCGCAAACCCCTGGAACAGATCGCGTTTGCAGGCCAGTTGGCCCGTTAA
- a CDS encoding CPBP family intramembrane glutamic endopeptidase, whose amino-acid sequence MSEYKITQSGAFSDGRYASDQPGVQPPYWNRRPAPFYMLIIYVGIGFILAAILQLLVLAPFVDFNLTRMGDVMTVPDEFPNARIAILLAQGVSALCIFVLAPLAYLRWQERQPLRALSPGPLLPVGVLLAFAVTLIALPANAFFIEWNQNVELPSWLTPVQTWAREKEDSLAELTEYITNFEGAGQFLLALLVIAVIPAFGEELLFRGLLQNRLTRALRNPHVAIWLTAFVFSFFHFQFFGLIPRMLLGALLGYLYYWSGNLWMSVAAHFCNNGFTLLMLYLYQQDAIGVNLESPEGTPLHYSLLAGVGVAAMLFLFRRQFRPAA is encoded by the coding sequence ATGTCTGAATACAAAATTACACAAAGCGGAGCGTTCTCCGACGGTCGTTATGCTTCGGACCAGCCGGGCGTTCAGCCCCCTTACTGGAACCGCCGACCCGCTCCGTTTTACATGTTAATCATCTACGTGGGCATCGGGTTCATTCTGGCGGCCATTTTGCAATTGTTGGTCCTGGCGCCGTTTGTCGACTTCAACCTCACCCGCATGGGCGACGTGATGACGGTCCCCGACGAATTTCCGAACGCCCGCATTGCCATTTTGCTGGCGCAGGGCGTGTCGGCACTCTGCATCTTTGTGCTGGCCCCGCTGGCCTATTTACGATGGCAGGAGCGGCAACCCCTGCGGGCGCTGAGCCCGGGACCGCTGTTGCCGGTAGGCGTGTTGCTGGCCTTTGCCGTGACGCTGATTGCCCTGCCCGCCAATGCCTTTTTTATCGAGTGGAACCAGAACGTAGAGTTGCCGTCGTGGCTGACTCCGGTGCAGACGTGGGCCCGGGAAAAAGAAGATAGCCTGGCCGAACTGACCGAATACATTACCAACTTCGAAGGGGCCGGTCAGTTTCTGCTGGCGCTGCTCGTGATTGCCGTCATTCCGGCTTTTGGCGAAGAACTGCTGTTCCGGGGCCTGTTGCAAAATCGTCTGACGCGCGCGCTGCGCAATCCGCACGTGGCGATCTGGCTCACGGCCTTCGTATTTTCGTTTTTCCACTTTCAGTTTTTCGGGCTGATTCCGCGCATGCTGCTGGGGGCGTTGTTGGGCTACCTGTACTATTGGTCGGGTAACCTGTGGATGTCGGTTGCCGCGCATTTCTGCAACAACGGGTTTACGCTCCTGATGCTCTACCTCTACCAGCAAGACGCCATCGGCGTCAACCTGGAATCGCCGGAAGGCACGCCCCTGCACTATTCGCTGCTGGCCGGGGTAGGCGTGGCGGCTATGCTGTTCCTGTTCCGCAGACAGTTCCGTCCCGCGGCATGA
- a CDS encoding phosphatidate cytidylyltransferase, producing the protein MRLRLSSLSNLQQRVIAAFVGALAIVNAIYWDEWSYFGLFFVLLAAAQLEFYKLLGLDGNIPLKSYGTFCGLLIYTLTFLVEQGTLSAVWYLLIPPVLSFIFLIKLYKIEAKPFTNIAFTYLGVAYVALPFALLNYAVFENGTYQYQIVLGSLFLLWASDTGAYFAGVNFGRRQLFARVSPKKSWEGSIGGLIAALLTATALATWFTQLPGWQWYCIALIIVVTGTYGDLVESLFKRSIAIKDSGTAIPGHGGFLDRFDGLLLASPFIAAFLNLL; encoded by the coding sequence ATGAGATTACGTTTAAGTAGCCTGAGCAACCTACAGCAACGTGTCATTGCGGCGTTTGTGGGCGCGCTGGCTATCGTGAATGCCATTTACTGGGACGAATGGAGCTATTTTGGGTTGTTCTTTGTCCTGCTGGCGGCGGCGCAACTGGAGTTCTACAAACTGCTGGGCCTTGACGGCAACATTCCACTCAAGTCGTACGGTACGTTTTGCGGCCTTCTGATCTATACGCTTACGTTTCTGGTAGAACAGGGTACCTTGTCTGCGGTCTGGTACCTGCTGATTCCGCCCGTGCTTTCGTTTATTTTTCTGATCAAGCTTTACAAGATCGAAGCGAAACCATTCACCAACATCGCGTTTACCTACCTGGGGGTGGCCTACGTGGCGCTGCCGTTTGCGCTGTTGAACTACGCCGTGTTCGAGAACGGAACCTACCAGTATCAGATCGTGCTGGGCAGTTTGTTTCTGCTCTGGGCCAGCGATACAGGGGCGTATTTTGCGGGCGTCAACTTCGGGCGGCGGCAGCTTTTTGCGCGCGTATCGCCCAAAAAATCGTGGGAGGGAAGCATCGGCGGACTGATTGCGGCGCTGCTCACGGCTACAGCACTGGCGACGTGGTTTACGCAATTGCCGGGCTGGCAATGGTACTGCATTGCCCTCATCATCGTAGTGACGGGCACGTACGGCGACTTGGTCGAATCGCTGTTTAAACGAAGTATTGCCATCAAAGATTCGGGTACGGCCATTCCCGGACACGGTGGTTTCCTTGACCGTTTCGATGGCCTTCTGCTGGCCTCTCCCTTCATCGCCGCCTTCCTGAATCTTTTATAA
- a CDS encoding glucose 1-dehydrogenase — protein sequence MKAIAITPGEGNAELIDSNEPQITHPKQVKVKVLEVGICGTDREEAIGGRADAPHGSHKLVIGHEMFGRVVEVGSDVVLVHPGDYAVFTVRRGCGECVSCKNNRSDMCYTGDYTERGIKEAHGFETEYVVDDEQYLVKVPETIKSVGVLAEPMSVAEKAIDEAVKLQAARLPEVDDADWLQGKTTLVAGVGAIGMLAAIVLRLRGARVLGLDIVDEDTKRPQLLKRIGGEYIDGRKIQTINIDDQYGEVDLIFEATGVAELGFNLIDALGINGVYVMTGIPHGNRPVCITGPDLMRQLVLKNQVILGSVNASQRHFALGIEDLEKARNKWGDVVDELITTRLSYTQFSEALNQRDEDDIKTVIQWSDEATQ from the coding sequence ATGAAAGCAATTGCGATTACGCCCGGCGAGGGCAATGCCGAACTGATCGACAGCAACGAACCGCAAATCACCCATCCCAAACAGGTCAAAGTCAAAGTACTGGAAGTAGGCATCTGCGGGACCGACCGCGAAGAGGCCATCGGTGGGCGGGCCGACGCCCCGCACGGTAGTCACAAACTGGTCATCGGACACGAGATGTTCGGGCGGGTGGTAGAAGTGGGCAGCGACGTGGTGCTGGTGCATCCCGGCGACTACGCCGTGTTCACGGTCCGGCGGGGCTGCGGGGAGTGCGTGTCCTGTAAAAACAACCGCAGCGACATGTGCTACACCGGTGACTATACCGAGCGCGGCATCAAAGAAGCCCACGGCTTCGAAACCGAATACGTTGTTGACGACGAGCAATACCTGGTAAAGGTGCCGGAAACGATCAAGTCGGTCGGGGTGCTGGCCGAGCCGATGTCAGTTGCCGAAAAGGCCATCGACGAAGCGGTTAAGCTCCAGGCCGCGCGCCTGCCCGAAGTAGACGACGCCGATTGGTTGCAGGGCAAAACTACGTTGGTTGCCGGCGTAGGCGCCATCGGGATGTTGGCAGCCATTGTGCTGCGGCTCCGCGGGGCGCGTGTGCTCGGGCTCGACATTGTCGACGAAGACACAAAACGCCCGCAGTTGCTGAAGCGCATCGGCGGCGAATACATCGACGGACGGAAGATCCAAACCATCAACATCGACGACCAATACGGCGAAGTCGACCTGATTTTCGAAGCGACGGGGGTGGCCGAACTGGGCTTCAACCTGATCGACGCGCTGGGAATCAACGGCGTTTACGTGATGACGGGCATTCCGCACGGCAACCGTCCGGTGTGCATCACGGGCCCCGATCTGATGCGCCAGCTGGTGCTGAAAAACCAGGTGATTCTGGGAAGTGTCAACGCCAGCCAGCGGCATTTTGCGCTGGGCATCGAAGACCTGGAAAAAGCCCGGAACAAGTGGGGCGACGTGGTCGACGAACTGATCACCACGCGGCTGAGCTACACCCAATTTTCTGAGGCGCTGAACCAACGGGACGAAGACGACATCAAAACCGTGATTCAGTGGAGTGACGAAGCGACGCAGTAG
- a CDS encoding YybH family protein: MLDQQAGDWNAGNLEGFMAGYWRSDSLRFVSTQGITYGWQATLDRYRQRYPDAASRGTLRFEIVSTELLSDDSAFLVGRFFLTRPEKGDADGYFTLLWRKIDGAWVIVVDHTG; this comes from the coding sequence GTGCTGGACCAACAGGCCGGAGACTGGAACGCGGGTAATCTTGAAGGCTTTATGGCGGGGTACTGGCGTTCCGATTCGCTGCGGTTCGTCAGCACGCAGGGCATTACGTACGGATGGCAGGCCACGCTGGACCGGTACCGGCAGCGGTATCCCGATGCCGCTTCGCGCGGTACGTTGCGCTTCGAAATTGTTTCTACGGAGCTACTGAGCGATGACTCGGCTTTTCTGGTCGGTCGGTTCTTTTTGACGCGCCCCGAAAAGGGCGATGCGGATGGGTACTTCACGTTACTCTGGCGTAAAATTGACGGAGCATGGGTAATTGTCGTAGATCATACCGGTTGA